Proteins from one Streptosporangium becharense genomic window:
- a CDS encoding lysylphosphatidylglycerol synthase domain-containing protein, translated as MRTLMVDPVPIGTSPGLATSGSGGRSPLKPARRVAGVLVLVVALGYLAHAVSGPDLASASRALLRDPLGVSAALVLYGCAFALRAWSWRRVLPGLSLGQSWAALHVSLLGNHVLPFRLGEALRVTSVLRRTGLPAAPVIASTVALRSADLVAVVLLAAAGAPALVTALAGPWLWPVLGGLVLVMVAAGAWLLRTRSHPPRPGAADTGAAVPGVAVPGVAREAALPVGASPQKAAPVRASPEKALPVRTLAAVFLAAVAAWALESAVVYEVARLAGVTLSPAEAVAVTAVTIAAQTVAVTPGGFGSYEAAATAALSALGAAPGPAFAVALLTHTLKTVYSLLVGGAALMTPSPGYFGRLRLDRVLPGRPEPLPIAPDAPVVAFVPVFNEEETVAEVVRRLPATVAGRRLVTIVVDDGSTDASAARAAEAGARVVSQVRNLGLGAALRRGLAEAVTLAPAAVVYLDADLEYFPEDIERVAAPVLDGTADYVVGSRFSGTIERMLPHRRLGNRLLTAWVRWMTRHDVTDGQSGYRAFSPSAARAAEVVHDYNYAQVVTLDLLAKGYVYREVPIRYAFRSTGRSFIRLGRYLRKVVPAVHRELNSP; from the coding sequence GGCTACCTCGCCCACGCGGTCTCCGGCCCCGACCTGGCGTCGGCCTCGCGGGCACTGCTGCGCGACCCGCTCGGGGTGTCGGCCGCCCTGGTGTTGTACGGGTGTGCCTTCGCCCTGCGGGCCTGGTCGTGGCGGCGGGTGCTGCCCGGTCTGTCCCTCGGCCAGTCGTGGGCCGCCCTGCACGTCTCCCTGCTGGGCAACCATGTGCTGCCGTTCCGGCTGGGCGAGGCGCTGCGGGTGACCTCGGTCCTGCGCAGGACCGGTCTGCCGGCCGCCCCGGTGATCGCCTCGACCGTCGCCCTCCGGTCGGCCGACCTGGTCGCGGTGGTCCTGCTCGCCGCGGCCGGCGCTCCCGCCCTGGTCACGGCCCTCGCCGGCCCCTGGCTGTGGCCGGTGCTCGGCGGCCTCGTCCTGGTCATGGTCGCCGCGGGGGCCTGGCTGCTGCGCACCCGCTCCCACCCTCCGCGTCCCGGCGCGGCGGACACCGGCGCGGCGGTGCCCGGCGTGGCGGTGCCCGGCGTGGCGCGGGAGGCGGCGCTCCCGGTGGGGGCGTCTCCGCAGAAGGCGGCCCCGGTGAGGGCGTCCCCGGAGAAGGCGCTCCCGGTGAGGACGCTCGCGGCGGTGTTCCTCGCGGCGGTCGCGGCCTGGGCACTGGAGTCCGCGGTCGTCTACGAGGTCGCCCGGCTGGCCGGGGTGACGCTGTCCCCGGCCGAGGCGGTCGCGGTGACGGCCGTGACCATCGCCGCCCAGACGGTGGCCGTCACCCCAGGCGGGTTCGGCTCCTACGAGGCCGCGGCCACCGCCGCGTTGTCCGCCCTCGGTGCCGCACCCGGCCCGGCGTTCGCCGTCGCCCTGCTCACCCACACCCTCAAAACGGTCTACTCGCTCCTTGTCGGAGGTGCCGCTCTCATGACCCCGTCCCCCGGTTACTTCGGCCGGCTGAGGCTCGACCGGGTGCTGCCCGGCCGGCCGGAGCCGCTGCCGATCGCCCCGGACGCGCCGGTGGTGGCGTTCGTCCCGGTGTTCAACGAGGAGGAGACCGTCGCCGAGGTCGTGCGCCGCCTGCCCGCCACGGTCGCCGGACGCCGCCTGGTCACGATCGTGGTGGACGACGGCTCCACCGACGCCTCGGCCGCGCGGGCTGCCGAGGCGGGGGCCAGGGTGGTCTCCCAGGTACGCAACCTGGGGCTCGGCGCCGCGCTGCGGCGGGGGCTGGCGGAGGCGGTCACGCTCGCCCCCGCCGCCGTGGTCTACCTGGACGCCGACCTGGAGTACTTCCCCGAGGACATCGAGCGGGTCGCGGCGCCGGTGCTCGACGGCACGGCCGACTACGTGGTCGGCTCCCGGTTCTCCGGGACCATCGAGCGGATGCTCCCGCACCGGCGGCTGGGCAACCGCCTGCTCACCGCGTGGGTCCGCTGGATGACCAGGCACGACGTGACCGACGGGCAGAGCGGCTACCGCGCCTTCTCCCCCTCGGCGGCCCGCGCCGCCGAGGTCGTCCACGACTACAACTACGCCCAGGTCGTCACCCTGGACCTGCTGGCCAAGGGCTACGTCTACCGGGAGGTCCCGATCCGCTACGCCTTCCGCTCCACCGGCCGGTCCTTCATCAGGCTCGGCCGCTACCTCCGCAAGGTCGTCCCGGCCGTCCACCGCGAGCTCAACTCCCCCTGA
- the glgP gene encoding alpha-glucan family phosphorylase: MRAIRRFTVRTVLPPELAALGELVLNLRWSWHPETLDLFAEVDPAIWERVGHDPVTLLGAVEADRLRELAADRRFLRRLADAADDLREYMTAPRWYQSIPDAPRAVAYFSPEYGIASALPQYSGGLGILAGDHLKAASDLGVPILAVGLLYRHGYFTQSLSPEGWQLEHYPSLDPGGLPLTLLREEDGTPIHVRLSLPEQRMLHAQVWVLQVGRVPLLLLDSDVAENDAAARDVTDRLYGGGTDHRLLQELLLGVGGVRAIRAYCRVTGHAEPEVFHTNEGHAGFLGLERIRELTEARLSFDEALEAVRAGTVFTTHTPVPAGIDRFPAEMIARQFGGDNAWPTVPVDRILALGAEEEPGKFNMAAMGMRLAQRVNGVSELHGAVSREMFQGLWPGFDAAEVPIGSITNGVHAPTWVGREIMELAGRELPTLVERGRGWEGVTKIPDADIWGIRGRLRTRLVEAARARLRRSWVDRGASPPELNWIDDALDPEVLTIGFARRVPSYKRLTLMLSDPDRLRALLLDPDKPVQIVIAGKAHPADEGGKKLIQQIVTFADSEDVRHRIVFLPDYDMALGRLMVQGCDVWMNNPLRPLEACGTSGMKAALNGGLNLSIRDGWWDEWYDGTNGWAIPTADGVADPERRDEVEAAALYDLIEHEVADRFYDRTDGLPRRWLEMVRHTLASLGPKVLAGRMLRDYVVDLYAPAARSARALLDDGYEPAKGFAAWKLRVGQAWPGVRVEHVEASGLGDTPEVGASLGLKATIALGDLEPGDVRVQAAYGRVGLHDELVAPGYADLTVDSVDDGGRAVFSGTVPLDRTGPFGYTVRVVPDHPLVASPAELGLIAVPEEPAGMTNGILR, from the coding sequence GTGAGAGCAATCCGTAGGTTCACCGTCCGCACCGTCCTGCCCCCGGAGCTGGCCGCCCTCGGCGAGCTCGTCCTCAACCTGCGCTGGTCGTGGCATCCGGAGACACTGGACCTGTTCGCAGAGGTCGATCCGGCCATCTGGGAACGCGTCGGCCACGACCCCGTCACCCTGCTCGGCGCCGTGGAGGCCGACCGGCTGCGCGAGCTCGCCGCCGACCGCCGTTTCCTGCGGCGCCTCGCCGACGCGGCCGACGACCTCCGCGAATACATGACCGCCCCCCGCTGGTACCAGAGCATCCCGGACGCCCCGCGGGCCGTCGCCTACTTCTCGCCCGAGTACGGAATCGCCTCCGCCCTGCCGCAGTACTCCGGCGGGCTGGGCATCCTCGCCGGCGACCACCTGAAGGCGGCCAGCGACCTCGGGGTGCCGATCCTGGCCGTCGGCCTGCTCTACCGGCACGGCTACTTCACCCAGTCGCTCTCCCCCGAGGGCTGGCAGCTGGAGCACTACCCCTCCCTCGACCCGGGCGGCCTGCCGCTGACCCTCCTGCGGGAGGAGGACGGCACCCCGATCCACGTCAGGCTCAGCCTGCCGGAGCAGCGCATGCTCCACGCCCAGGTGTGGGTGCTGCAGGTGGGCCGGGTCCCGCTGCTGCTGCTCGACTCCGACGTGGCCGAGAACGACGCCGCCGCCCGCGACGTCACCGACCGCCTCTACGGCGGCGGCACCGACCACCGGCTGTTGCAGGAGCTGCTGCTCGGCGTCGGCGGCGTGCGCGCCATCCGCGCGTACTGCCGGGTCACCGGCCACGCCGAGCCCGAGGTGTTCCACACCAACGAGGGCCACGCCGGTTTCCTCGGTCTGGAGCGCATCCGCGAGCTCACCGAGGCCAGGCTCTCCTTCGACGAGGCGCTGGAGGCGGTCCGGGCCGGCACGGTCTTCACCACCCACACCCCGGTGCCCGCCGGGATCGACCGCTTCCCCGCGGAGATGATCGCGCGCCAGTTCGGCGGCGACAACGCCTGGCCCACGGTCCCCGTCGACCGCATCCTGGCCCTCGGCGCCGAGGAGGAGCCCGGCAAGTTCAACATGGCCGCGATGGGCATGCGCCTGGCCCAGCGGGTCAACGGCGTCTCCGAGCTGCACGGCGCCGTCAGCCGCGAGATGTTCCAGGGACTGTGGCCGGGCTTCGACGCCGCCGAGGTCCCGATCGGCTCCATCACCAACGGCGTACACGCCCCCACCTGGGTCGGCCGCGAGATCATGGAGCTGGCCGGGCGTGAGCTGCCCACCCTGGTCGAGCGTGGCCGGGGCTGGGAGGGCGTCACCAAGATCCCCGACGCCGACATCTGGGGGATCCGCGGGCGGTTGCGCACCAGGCTGGTCGAGGCGGCGCGCGCGCGGCTCCGCCGGTCGTGGGTCGACCGCGGGGCCTCCCCGCCCGAGCTGAACTGGATCGACGACGCGCTCGACCCGGAGGTGCTGACCATCGGGTTCGCCCGCCGGGTCCCCTCCTACAAGCGGCTCACCCTGATGCTGTCCGACCCCGACCGGCTCCGGGCGTTGCTGCTCGACCCCGACAAGCCGGTGCAGATCGTGATCGCGGGCAAGGCCCACCCGGCCGACGAGGGCGGCAAGAAACTCATCCAGCAGATCGTGACGTTCGCCGACTCCGAGGACGTCCGGCACCGCATCGTCTTCCTGCCCGACTACGACATGGCGCTGGGCCGGCTGATGGTGCAGGGCTGCGACGTGTGGATGAACAACCCGCTCCGTCCGCTGGAGGCGTGCGGCACCTCCGGCATGAAGGCGGCGCTCAACGGCGGACTCAACCTGTCCATCCGCGACGGCTGGTGGGACGAGTGGTACGACGGCACCAACGGCTGGGCCATCCCCACCGCGGACGGGGTGGCCGACCCCGAGCGCCGTGACGAGGTGGAGGCCGCCGCGCTCTACGACCTGATCGAGCACGAGGTCGCCGACCGGTTCTACGACCGCACCGACGGCCTGCCCCGGCGCTGGCTGGAGATGGTCCGCCACACCCTGGCCTCGCTCGGCCCCAAGGTGCTCGCCGGGCGGATGCTCCGCGACTACGTGGTCGACCTCTACGCCCCGGCCGCCCGGTCCGCCCGTGCCCTGCTGGACGACGGTTACGAACCCGCCAAGGGGTTCGCCGCCTGGAAGCTCCGGGTCGGTCAGGCATGGCCGGGCGTCCGGGTCGAGCACGTGGAGGCGTCCGGGCTGGGAGACACCCCGGAGGTCGGCGCGTCCCTGGGGCTGAAGGCCACCATCGCCCTCGGCGACCTGGAACCCGGCGACGTACGGGTCCAGGCGGCCTACGGCCGGGTCGGGCTCCACGACGAACTGGTCGCCCCAGGCTACGCCGACCTGACCGTCGACTCCGTCGACGACGGCGGCCGGGCGGTCTTCTCCGGCACCGTCCCGCTCGACCGCACCGGCCCGTTCGGCTACACCGTCCGCGTCGTGCCCGACCATCCCCTGGTGGCGTCGCCGGCCGAGCTGGGCCTGATCGCGGTGCCCGAGGAGCCCGCGGGCATGACCAACGGCATCCTGCGCTGA
- a CDS encoding alpha-1,4-glucan--maltose-1-phosphate maltosyltransferase yields the protein MIGRIPILDIHPTVECGRYPAKAAAGETFEISATVFREGHDAVAAGVVLTGPDGVRGPLLPMTERSPGTDRWSVEVTLPAEGEWTFRVEAWGDPLATWLHDAGIKIPRGMDADLMCEEGARLFERAARAVRPADCRPGAGPLTGTTVGTATGTGAGTGTAGPAVGGKAAGKSAGGAATRGKAVPAQACGHRAALLEVAARLRDPEVDPRARFAVAQLPETVALLRAHPLRDLLTRSARRSILVHRRRALFGSWYEFFPRSEGAIIERDSVPKSGNFQTAAKRLPAIAKMGFDVVYLPPIHPIGHSFRKGRNNTLTPDPHDPGSPWAIGSEQGGHDAIHPDLGTFEDFDVFVAKARELGMEIALDLALQCAPDHPWVKEHPEWFNIRADGSIAYAENPPKKYQDIYPLNFDKDPEGIYQEVKRVVRHWMDHGVRIFRVDNPHTKPVAFWERLLADINATDPDVLFLAEAFTRPAMMRTLGKVGFHQSYTYFTWRNSRTEVEEYLTELSHETSHFMRPNLFVNTPDILHEYLQHGGVPAFRIRAVLAALSMPTWGVYSGYELAENVPVRPGSEEYLDSEKYQYKPRDWVTAEREGRSLAPFITQLNLFRRAHPALQELRNLRFHSVDHPDIVCFSKRLPGAYDTATRRHGLGDVVLAVVNLDPHNTHEATVSLDMPALGLDWNAEFVVEDELSGESYRWRQANYVRLDPHIHPAHVFSLRAAAANQR from the coding sequence ATGATCGGACGAATCCCTATCCTGGACATCCACCCGACGGTCGAGTGCGGGCGTTACCCCGCCAAGGCCGCCGCAGGTGAAACCTTCGAGATCTCCGCGACCGTGTTCCGGGAAGGACACGACGCGGTCGCCGCCGGCGTGGTCCTCACCGGCCCGGACGGCGTGCGCGGACCTCTGCTGCCCATGACCGAGCGCTCCCCCGGCACCGACCGGTGGAGCGTGGAGGTGACGCTGCCCGCCGAGGGCGAGTGGACCTTCCGCGTCGAGGCGTGGGGCGACCCCCTGGCCACCTGGCTGCACGACGCGGGCATCAAGATTCCGCGCGGCATGGACGCCGACCTGATGTGCGAGGAGGGTGCCCGGCTGTTCGAGCGCGCGGCCAGGGCGGTGCGGCCCGCCGACTGCCGGCCCGGAGCGGGCCCCTTGACCGGCACCACGGTCGGCACTGCGACCGGAACCGGGGCAGGCACCGGGACGGCCGGTCCGGCGGTGGGCGGCAAGGCCGCCGGGAAGTCCGCCGGCGGCGCGGCCACGCGGGGCAAGGCCGTGCCGGCGCAGGCGTGCGGGCACCGCGCCGCGCTGCTGGAGGTGGCGGCCAGGCTGCGCGACCCGGAGGTCGACCCGCGTGCCCGGTTCGCGGTGGCGCAGCTCCCGGAGACGGTGGCGCTGCTGCGGGCCCACCCGCTGCGGGACCTGCTGACGCGCTCGGCCCGGCGCTCGATCCTGGTCCACCGGCGCCGTGCGCTGTTCGGGTCGTGGTACGAGTTCTTCCCGCGTTCCGAGGGTGCGATCATCGAGCGCGACAGCGTTCCCAAGTCCGGAAATTTCCAGACTGCCGCGAAGCGCCTGCCGGCCATCGCGAAGATGGGCTTCGACGTCGTCTACCTGCCGCCGATCCACCCGATCGGGCACAGCTTCCGCAAGGGCCGCAACAACACTCTGACGCCCGACCCGCACGACCCCGGCTCGCCTTGGGCGATCGGCTCGGAGCAGGGCGGTCACGACGCCATCCACCCCGACCTGGGCACCTTCGAGGACTTCGACGTCTTCGTGGCCAAGGCCCGCGAGCTGGGCATGGAGATCGCCCTCGACCTGGCCCTGCAGTGCGCACCCGACCACCCGTGGGTCAAGGAGCACCCGGAGTGGTTCAACATCCGCGCCGACGGCTCGATCGCGTACGCGGAGAACCCGCCGAAGAAGTACCAGGACATCTATCCGCTCAACTTCGACAAGGACCCGGAGGGGATCTACCAGGAGGTCAAGCGGGTCGTGCGGCACTGGATGGACCACGGCGTGCGGATCTTCCGGGTGGACAACCCGCACACCAAGCCGGTGGCCTTCTGGGAGCGGCTGCTGGCCGACATCAACGCCACCGACCCGGACGTGCTGTTCCTGGCCGAGGCGTTCACCCGGCCGGCGATGATGCGGACGCTGGGCAAGGTCGGCTTCCACCAGTCGTACACCTACTTCACCTGGCGTAACTCCCGCACCGAGGTCGAGGAGTATCTGACCGAGCTCTCCCACGAGACCTCGCACTTCATGCGGCCCAACCTGTTCGTCAACACTCCCGACATCCTTCATGAATACCTACAGCACGGGGGAGTCCCGGCATTCCGTATCAGAGCGGTTCTCGCCGCCCTTTCGATGCCGACCTGGGGTGTGTACTCCGGGTATGAGCTTGCGGAGAATGTACCGGTTCGACCGGGGAGTGAAGAATACCTAGATAGTGAGAAATATCAATACAAACCGCGTGATTGGGTAACTGCCGAGCGAGAAGGCCGCAGTCTCGCCCCCTTCATCACCCAACTCAATTTGTTCCGAAGAGCACACCCGGCGCTCCAGGAACTGCGTAATCTACGGTTCCACAGCGTCGACCATCCGGACATTGTCTGCTTCTCCAAGCGGCTGCCCGGCGCCTACGACACGGCCACACGACGGCACGGCCTGGGCGACGTGGTTCTCGCTGTCGTGAATCTGGATCCGCACAACACGCACGAGGCGACGGTGTCGCTGGACATGCCGGCCCTCGGTCTCGACTGGAACGCCGAGTTCGTCGTGGAGGACGAGCTGTCGGGCGAGTCGTACCGCTGGCGGCAGGCCAACTACGTGCGTCTCGATCCCCACATCCACCCAGCGCACGTCTTCAGTCTGCGTGCCGCGGCGGCGAACCAGCGGTGA
- a CDS encoding DUF4082 domain-containing protein: MSERDGKTRRRHRLLRIGLVLAATAGAVCGIGNGTGLGIDADGRPVPQAVRPGAAPVAPAALAAPAAPARSAPDFAALAAAGARRQAREIRTGTGSGSRAGVRAAGRRAAAACPVTSVICVENSKPGNPASEWDVVGAGSSNIQGYATQMSVNRGETVRFKVETMATDYRLDIYRIGYYGGMGARQVATVQPSASLPQTQPNCAEETSTGLIDCGTWAVSASWPVPADAVSGVYIAKLVREDGRTGASHIIFVVRDDTRGSDLLMQTSDTTWQAYNRYGGNSLYFGAPANRAYKVSYNRPIRTRGTNDSDAPESFFFSAEYPMVRWLEANGYDVSYSTGVDTASRGQELREHRAFLSVGHDEYWSNEMRNNVESARDGGVNVAFFSGNEIFWKTRWQPSIDGTATPYRTLVCYKETHANAKIDPSPEWTGTWRDPRFSPPSDGGRPENRVTGTLFMVNGTVSDALTVPAEFAPLRFWRNTSVASLQPGQTATFPAGTLGFEWDEAPDDDFAPPGTVRLSRTTVAQSSKYLLDYGNTYGAGVATHSLTLYKVASGALVFGAGTVQWSWGLDATHDLAGPTADVRMRQATVNLLADMKAQPASLQPGLVPATASTDTTPPTSTITSPAAGASLPPGSGVIIQGTAADTGGGVVGAVEVSVDGGVRWRQATGRTSWQYGWTPQDSGTKTIMVRAVDDSGNVQATPTTRTVTVTGDCPCTIWSASTVPGVASTDDNAAVEVGVKFRASTAGTVSGVRFYKGSGNTGTHIGNLWTSGGQLLARATFTGETTGGWQQVNFATPVQVAAGTTYVASYFAPVGRYARNLSYFTGAFTSGPLTALASGTDGGNGVYRYATGTVFPDRTYQASNYWVDVVFTPSGSTPTPTPTITPTPTPTITPTPTPTVTPTPRSLWSDTTVPATPSADDPSAVTLGVKFRASVNGTVTGIKFYKGPQNTGTHTGSLWTSGGQLLATATFTGETASGWQRVNLATPVAITAGTTYVVSYHTTSGFYALNRPYFTADYVNSPLVAPADGVSGGNGVYRYGTTNGFPSRSYQASNYWVDVVFVPGG, translated from the coding sequence GTGTCGGAGCGTGACGGGAAGACCCGGCGAAGGCACCGGCTGTTGCGGATCGGGCTGGTCCTCGCGGCCACCGCCGGTGCGGTGTGCGGGATCGGGAACGGCACGGGCCTGGGGATCGACGCCGACGGCCGGCCGGTGCCGCAGGCCGTCCGGCCCGGCGCGGCCCCGGTGGCCCCGGCGGCGCTGGCGGCTCCGGCGGCTCCGGCCCGGAGCGCGCCGGACTTCGCCGCCCTCGCCGCCGCGGGAGCGCGCCGGCAGGCACGCGAGATCCGCACGGGAACCGGCTCCGGTTCCCGTGCCGGCGTCCGTGCCGCCGGTCGGCGGGCCGCGGCCGCCTGCCCGGTGACCTCCGTCATCTGCGTGGAGAACAGCAAACCCGGCAACCCGGCCAGCGAGTGGGACGTGGTGGGAGCGGGTAGCTCCAACATCCAGGGCTACGCGACGCAGATGAGCGTCAACCGGGGGGAGACCGTCCGGTTCAAGGTGGAGACCATGGCCACCGACTACCGCCTGGACATCTATCGCATCGGCTACTACGGCGGGATGGGTGCGCGCCAGGTGGCGACGGTGCAGCCGTCCGCCTCCCTGCCGCAGACACAGCCCAACTGCGCGGAGGAGACGTCGACCGGGTTGATCGACTGCGGGACCTGGGCGGTGTCGGCCTCCTGGCCGGTGCCGGCCGACGCGGTCTCCGGGGTCTACATCGCCAAGCTCGTCCGGGAGGACGGCAGGACCGGGGCCAGCCACATCATCTTCGTGGTCCGGGACGACACCCGGGGGTCGGACCTGTTGATGCAGACCTCCGACACCACCTGGCAGGCCTACAACCGATACGGGGGCAACAGCCTGTACTTCGGCGCACCCGCGAACCGTGCCTACAAGGTCAGCTACAACCGGCCGATCCGCACCCGCGGCACCAACGACAGCGACGCCCCGGAGAGCTTCTTCTTCAGCGCCGAGTACCCCATGGTCCGGTGGCTGGAGGCCAACGGGTACGACGTGAGCTACTCCACCGGCGTCGACACCGCCTCACGCGGCCAGGAACTGCGGGAGCACCGGGCGTTCCTGTCGGTCGGCCACGACGAGTACTGGTCGAACGAGATGCGGAACAACGTGGAGTCCGCCCGGGACGGCGGCGTCAACGTGGCCTTCTTCTCCGGCAACGAGATCTTCTGGAAGACCAGGTGGCAGCCCAGCATCGACGGCACCGCCACCCCGTACCGGACCCTCGTCTGCTACAAGGAGACGCACGCCAACGCCAAGATCGACCCCAGCCCGGAGTGGACCGGCACCTGGCGCGACCCGCGCTTCTCGCCGCCGTCGGACGGGGGGCGGCCGGAGAACCGGGTGACGGGCACCCTCTTCATGGTCAACGGCACCGTCAGCGACGCGCTGACCGTCCCGGCGGAGTTCGCGCCGCTGCGGTTCTGGCGCAACACCTCGGTGGCGAGCCTCCAGCCGGGGCAGACCGCGACGTTCCCGGCGGGGACGCTCGGCTTCGAGTGGGACGAGGCGCCCGACGACGACTTCGCGCCACCCGGGACGGTACGGCTCTCCCGGACGACCGTGGCCCAGTCGTCGAAGTACCTGCTCGACTACGGCAACACCTACGGGGCGGGGGTCGCCACGCACAGCCTGACCCTCTACAAGGTCGCGAGCGGCGCGCTCGTCTTCGGCGCCGGCACCGTCCAGTGGTCGTGGGGGCTGGACGCCACCCACGACCTGGCCGGTCCCACCGCGGACGTCAGGATGCGGCAGGCGACGGTCAACCTGCTGGCCGACATGAAAGCCCAGCCGGCCAGCCTCCAGCCGGGCCTGGTCCCGGCGACGGCGTCGACGGACACCACCCCTCCGACGTCGACGATCACCAGCCCGGCCGCGGGCGCGTCCCTGCCGCCGGGGAGCGGCGTCATCATCCAGGGGACGGCCGCCGACACCGGGGGCGGGGTGGTGGGAGCCGTCGAGGTGTCGGTCGACGGCGGCGTCCGGTGGCGCCAGGCCACGGGACGCACCAGCTGGCAGTACGGATGGACGCCGCAGGACAGCGGCACCAAGACGATCATGGTCCGGGCGGTCGACGATAGCGGCAACGTCCAGGCGACCCCGACCACGCGGACCGTCACCGTGACCGGCGACTGCCCGTGCACCATCTGGTCGGCCTCCACGGTGCCCGGCGTGGCCTCGACCGACGACAACGCCGCGGTGGAGGTGGGGGTGAAATTCCGCGCCTCCACGGCGGGAACCGTCTCCGGGGTCAGGTTCTACAAGGGCTCGGGCAACACCGGCACCCACATCGGCAACCTGTGGACCTCCGGCGGGCAACTGCTGGCGCGGGCGACGTTCACCGGCGAGACGACGGGCGGCTGGCAGCAGGTGAACTTCGCGACCCCGGTCCAGGTCGCCGCCGGCACCACGTACGTGGCCTCGTACTTCGCACCCGTCGGAAGGTACGCGCGGAACCTGTCGTACTTCACGGGCGCCTTCACGAGCGGACCCCTCACCGCCCTGGCCAGCGGGACGGACGGCGGCAACGGCGTGTACCGGTACGCCACGGGCACCGTCTTCCCCGACCGGACGTACCAGGCGAGCAACTACTGGGTCGACGTCGTCTTCACGCCCTCCGGCTCCACCCCGACCCCGACGCCGACGATCACCCCCACGCCCACCCCGACGATCACCCCCACCCCCACGCCCACGGTCACCCCCACGCCGAGGAGCCTGTGGAGCGACACGACGGTCCCCGCCACCCCGTCGGCGGACGACCCGTCGGCCGTCACGCTCGGCGTGAAGTTCCGGGCGTCGGTGAACGGGACCGTCACCGGCATCAAGTTCTACAAGGGCCCGCAGAACACCGGCACCCACACCGGCAGCCTGTGGACGAGCGGCGGCCAGCTGCTCGCCACCGCGACGTTCACCGGCGAGACGGCGTCCGGGTGGCAGCGGGTCAACCTGGCGACCCCCGTCGCGATCACCGCCGGCACGACCTACGTCGTCTCGTACCACACGACCTCGGGCTTCTACGCCCTCAACAGGCCGTACTTCACCGCGGACTACGTCAACAGCCCGCTCGTCGCCCCGGCGGACGGCGTGTCGGGTGGTAACGGCGTGTACCGGTACGGCACGACGAACGGCTTCCCGTCGCGGAGCTACCAGGCCAGCAACTACTGGGTGGACGTGGTGTTCGTCCCCGGAGGGTAG
- a CDS encoding FAD-dependent oxidoreductase, with the protein MGKSADLVVMGAGPSGLAAAWRAARRGLSVTVLERAGHVGGLSASFEVAGVRVDHGSHRLHPATPPHLLADLRALLGGDLQQRPRNGRLRIADRFVGFPLKVGELARRLPPELLAGVARDALTAPLRRAPAAGAAYAGTLRASLGPTLYEALYAPYAVKLWGLPGEEIDGDQARKRVTADSPWKIARRVLRGRPDGQGRVFHYPRRGFGQIVEALADAAAAAGADIRLGTACTRITPATGGVVLHAAEEEFTAGRVFSTIPMPALARLVEPGPPPEVVEAAARLRFRAMVLVYAVHGGGRWTPFDAHYLPGPGTPVTRISEPANYRVSAADPADRTVLCFEIPCAVGDEIWTTDDFSGIVHDTLARSGLPPIDLAEIVVRRVPHVYPVYETGYAAHLAGLDAWAGTVPGVTTFGRLGLFAHDNTHHAMAMGYDAVGSLTPGGWDAPAWRAARTRFARHVVED; encoded by the coding sequence ATGGGGAAGAGCGCGGATCTCGTCGTGATGGGTGCCGGGCCGTCCGGCCTGGCCGCCGCCTGGCGGGCGGCGCGGCGCGGGCTGTCGGTGACCGTGCTGGAACGGGCCGGTCACGTGGGCGGGCTGTCGGCGAGCTTCGAGGTGGCCGGGGTCAGGGTCGATCACGGCAGCCACCGGTTGCACCCCGCGACCCCGCCGCACCTGCTGGCCGACCTGCGCGCTCTGCTCGGCGGAGACCTCCAGCAGCGGCCCCGCAACGGGCGGCTGCGGATCGCGGACCGGTTCGTGGGCTTCCCGTTGAAAGTCGGCGAGCTGGCCCGGCGGCTGCCTCCGGAGCTGCTGGCCGGGGTCGCCCGCGACGCGCTCACCGCCCCGCTGCGGCGGGCTCCCGCCGCCGGCGCCGCCTACGCCGGGACGCTCCGGGCGAGCCTCGGCCCCACCCTGTACGAGGCCCTCTACGCCCCGTACGCGGTGAAGCTGTGGGGGCTGCCGGGTGAGGAGATCGACGGCGACCAGGCGCGCAAGCGCGTCACCGCGGACAGCCCCTGGAAGATCGCCCGACGGGTCCTGCGCGGCCGGCCCGACGGCCAGGGCCGGGTCTTCCACTACCCCCGGCGCGGGTTCGGGCAGATCGTCGAGGCGCTCGCCGACGCGGCCGCCGCCGCGGGCGCCGACATCCGCCTCGGCACGGCCTGCACCCGGATCACCCCCGCCACCGGGGGCGTCGTGCTGCACGCCGCGGAGGAGGAGTTCACGGCCGGACGGGTGTTCTCCACGATCCCGATGCCCGCGCTGGCCCGGCTGGTGGAGCCGGGACCGCCGCCGGAGGTCGTCGAGGCCGCCGCCCGGCTGCGCTTCCGGGCGATGGTGCTGGTCTACGCGGTGCACGGGGGCGGCAGGTGGACGCCGTTCGACGCCCACTACCTGCCCGGCCCCGGCACCCCGGTCACGCGTATCTCCGAACCGGCGAACTACCGCGTCAGCGCCGCCGACCCGGCCGACCGCACGGTGCTCTGCTTCGAGATCCCCTGCGCGGTGGGCGACGAGATCTGGACGACCGACGACTTCTCCGGAATCGTCCACGACACCCTCGCCCGTTCCGGTCTGCCCCCGATCGACCTGGCGGAGATCGTGGTGCGCCGGGTGCCGCACGTCTACCCCGTCTACGAGACCGGTTACGCCGCCCACCTGGCCGGGCTGGACGCCTGGGCGGGCACGGTCCCCGGCGTGACCACCTTCGGCCGCCTGGGCCTGTTCGCCCATGACAACACCCACCACGCCATGGCCATGGGCTACGACGCGGTCGGCTCCCTCACCCCCGGCGGCTGGGACGCACCCGCCTGGCGGGCCGCCCGGACCCGCTTCGCCCGGCACGTCGTCGAAGACTGA